In Priestia megaterium NBRC 15308 = ATCC 14581, the following proteins share a genomic window:
- the sigI gene encoding RNA polymerase sigma factor SigI produces the protein MLTKVQTPPSLETLVLTIQQGDKQLHNEMIQQYKPFIAKVVSAVCKRYISEADDEFSIGLIAFNEAIENYTIQKGRSLLAFAELIIKRRVIDYIRKEKRNQTLLYSRIENEGFIQGKVERDISLSNYKRQNETSYIQEEMTYFCQTLKMFKLTLEDIINTSPKHKDARGNAVEVASFIVKEKELKDKLFLKRQLPIRLIEKHVKVSRKTIERNRKYIIAMVIILAGDYVYLKDYIM, from the coding sequence ATGCTCACAAAAGTTCAAACGCCTCCATCGCTTGAAACGCTTGTACTGACGATTCAGCAAGGGGATAAACAATTACATAACGAAATGATTCAACAATATAAACCGTTTATTGCTAAAGTTGTTTCAGCTGTATGTAAACGTTATATAAGTGAAGCTGACGATGAATTTAGCATTGGTCTGATTGCATTTAATGAAGCCATTGAAAATTACACAATCCAAAAAGGCAGATCCCTTCTTGCATTTGCGGAACTTATTATTAAAAGAAGAGTAATTGATTATATTCGAAAAGAAAAGAGAAATCAAACGCTGCTCTATAGCCGAATTGAAAATGAAGGTTTTATTCAAGGCAAGGTAGAAAGGGATATATCGCTTTCTAACTATAAAAGGCAAAATGAAACTTCATATATTCAAGAGGAAATGACTTATTTTTGTCAGACGCTAAAAATGTTTAAATTAACTCTTGAAGACATTATTAACACATCTCCTAAACATAAGGATGCAAGGGGAAATGCAGTGGAAGTTGCATCCTTTATCGTCAAGGAAAAAGAATTAAAAGATAAGCTGTTTTTAAAGCGGCAGCTTCCTATTCGCTTGATTGAAAAACATGTCAAAGTGAGCCGGAAAACAATTGAAAGAAACCGTAAATATATTATCGCGATGGTTATTATATTAGCGGGGGACTACGTGTATTTAAAAGACTATATTATGTAA
- a CDS encoding alpha/beta-type small acid-soluble spore protein — protein MARTNKLLTPGVEQFLDQYKYEIAQEFGVTLGSDTAARSNGSVGGEITKRLVQQAQAHLSGSTQK, from the coding sequence ATGGCTAGAACAAATAAACTATTAACACCAGGTGTAGAACAATTTTTAGATCAATATAAATATGAAATCGCTCAAGAATTTGGGGTAACTCTAGGTTCTGACACTGCTGCACGCAGCAACGGTTCAGTAGGCGGAGAAATCACAAAACGCTTGGTGCAACAAGCTCAAGCTCACTTAAGCGGCAGTACACAAAAATAA
- the phaP gene encoding polyhydroxyalkanoic acid inclusion protein PhaP produces MSTVKYDTVIDAMWEQWTKGLQNIAEGNKQIEQWTLKALEQQQEFVTKAVEQLQATDKQWKAELEDLQQKTVENLRKTAGNAVADSYEEWTNRTHEALNKLQELSLNQSKSSYSLVKQAQEQYHQVVTQLVEEQKKTRQEFQHVSDAYVEQVKSLQKSFAQSLEQYAVVK; encoded by the coding sequence ATGTCAACAGTAAAGTATGATACAGTAATTGATGCAATGTGGGAACAATGGACAAAGGGGTTACAAAACATTGCAGAAGGAAACAAACAAATTGAGCAATGGACGTTAAAAGCACTTGAGCAACAGCAAGAATTTGTAACAAAAGCAGTTGAACAACTTCAAGCAACAGACAAACAATGGAAAGCTGAATTAGAAGATCTTCAACAAAAAACAGTTGAAAACTTACGTAAAACAGCTGGAAACGCTGTTGCCGATTCTTATGAAGAATGGACAAACCGCACGCATGAAGCATTAAATAAATTACAAGAGCTTTCTCTTAACCAAAGCAAATCAAGCTATTCTTTAGTAAAGCAAGCTCAAGAACAATATCATCAAGTAGTAACACAATTAGTAGAAGAGCAAAAGAAAACGCGCCAAGAATTCCAACACGTATCTGATGCATACGTAGAACAAGTAAAATCTCTTCAAAAGTCATTTGCTCAGTCTCTTGAGCAATATGCAGTTGTAAAATAA
- the phaQ gene encoding poly-beta-hydroxybutyrate-responsive repressor codes for MENKFSFFEGVITLGSSEKDNTSNSNNLEKSISGAPKNLMVPFLLLSLRGWNLHGYKLIQQLMSFGFTSVDQGNVYRTLRQLEKDNLITSQWDTSAEGPARRIYSLTDAGEQYLSMWANSLEQYQNMLDSFFHMYTDMLFPFSSSSSKKSKESKEEEND; via the coding sequence ATGGAAAACAAATTCTCTTTTTTCGAAGGGGTGATTACCTTGGGATCAAGTGAAAAAGATAACACCTCTAATTCAAACAACTTAGAAAAATCGATTAGCGGTGCACCAAAAAACTTGATGGTTCCTTTTCTTCTTTTAAGTTTAAGAGGTTGGAATCTACATGGTTACAAGCTCATTCAGCAACTAATGAGCTTTGGATTCACATCAGTTGATCAGGGAAATGTCTACCGCACGCTGAGACAGCTTGAAAAAGACAACTTGATTACATCGCAATGGGATACGTCAGCTGAAGGACCTGCACGCCGGATTTACTCATTAACAGATGCCGGCGAACAATATTTAAGCATGTGGGCTAATTCACTTGAACAGTATCAAAACATGTTAGATTCATTTTTTCACATGTATACCGACATGTTGTTCCCTTTTAGCTCTTCTTCTTCTAAAAAGTCAAAAGAATCAAAAGAGGAAGAAAACGATTAA
- the phaR gene encoding polyhydroxyalkanoic acid synthase subunit PhaR, translating into MEQQKVFDPFQAWKDVYDKTESYWGKVIGDNMNREEFSQLMGNVLNMNLQYQQAVNEVTGRYLHQVNVPTKEDVANVASLVINVEEKVELLEEQFDDRFGELEAQQESASALKKDVTKLKSDVKSLDKKLDKVLSLLEGQQKTQDELKETIQKQIKTQGEQLQAQLLEKQEKLAEKPKAEAKSEAKPSNAQKTEQPARK; encoded by the coding sequence TTGGAACAGCAAAAAGTATTTGATCCGTTTCAAGCATGGAAAGACGTATATGACAAAACCGAATCTTACTGGGGTAAAGTTATTGGGGACAATATGAATCGTGAAGAATTTTCCCAGCTCATGGGAAATGTGCTAAATATGAACCTTCAATATCAACAAGCAGTAAATGAAGTAACGGGGCGCTATCTGCACCAAGTAAATGTACCAACAAAAGAAGATGTAGCAAACGTTGCGTCATTAGTCATCAATGTGGAAGAAAAAGTAGAATTATTAGAAGAGCAATTTGACGATCGTTTTGGTGAATTAGAAGCACAGCAAGAAAGTGCATCTGCTTTGAAAAAAGATGTAACTAAGCTGAAATCTGATGTCAAATCGTTAGACAAAAAACTCGACAAAGTTTTATCTCTTCTTGAAGGGCAGCAAAAAACACAAGACGAGTTAAAAGAAACTATTCAAAAACAAATTAAAACTCAAGGTGAGCAGCTTCAGGCTCAGCTGTTAGAAAAACAAGAAAAATTAGCTGAAAAGCCAAAGGCAGAAGCTAAATCTGAAGCAAAACCATCAAACGCTCAAAAAACTGAGCAGCCAGCTCGCAAGTAA
- the phbB gene encoding acetoacetyl-CoA reductase — protein MTTLQGKVAIVTGGSKGIGAAITRELASNGVKVAVNYNSSKESAEAIVKEIKDNGGEAIAVQADVSYVDQAKHLIEETKAAFGQLDILVNNAGITRDRSFKKLGEEDWKKVIDVNLHSVYNTTSAALTHLLESEGGRVINISSIIGQAGGFGQTNYSAAKAGMLGFTKSLALELAKSGVTVNAICPGFIETEMVMAMPEEVRAKVVAKIPTRRLGHAEEIARGVVYLAKDGAYITGQQLNINGGLYM, from the coding sequence ATGACAACATTACAAGGTAAAGTAGCAATCGTAACAGGCGGATCTAAAGGTATCGGGGCAGCAATTACACGTGAGCTTGCTTCTAATGGAGTAAAAGTAGCAGTAAACTATAACAGCAGTAAAGAATCTGCAGAAGCAATTGTAAAAGAAATTAAAGACAACGGCGGAGAAGCTATTGCGGTTCAAGCTGACGTGTCTTATGTAGATCAAGCAAAACACCTAATCGAAGAAACAAAAGCTGCGTTTGGTCAATTAGACATTCTAGTAAACAATGCTGGAATTACGCGCGACCGTTCATTCAAGAAGTTAGGTGAAGAAGATTGGAAAAAAGTAATTGATGTAAACTTACATAGCGTATACAACACAACATCAGCTGCGCTAACGCACCTTTTAGAATCTGAAGGCGGTCGTGTTATCAATATTTCATCAATTATTGGTCAAGCGGGCGGATTTGGTCAAACAAACTACTCAGCTGCTAAAGCAGGTATGCTAGGATTCACTAAATCATTAGCTCTTGAACTAGCTAAGTCAGGCGTAACGGTTAATGCAATTTGCCCAGGATTTATTGAGACGGAAATGGTAATGGCAATGCCGGAAGAAGTTCGTGCAAAAGTTGTAGCAAAAATCCCAACTCGTCGCTTAGGCCACGCTGAAGAAATTGCACGTGGAGTTGTTTACTTAGCAAAAGACGGCGCGTACATTACAGGACAACAGTTAAACATTAACGGCGGCTTATACATGTAA
- a CDS encoding class III poly(R)-hydroxyalkanoic acid synthase subunit PhaC produces the protein MPSEYKSSARRFKRAYEIMTAEAEPEVGLTPKEVIWKKNKAKLYRYTPVKDNLHKTPILLVYALINKPYILDLTPGNSLVEYLLNRGFDVYLLDWGTPGLEDSNMKLDDYIVDYIPKAAKKVLRTSKSPDLSVLGYCMGGTMTSIFAALNEDLPIKNLIFMTSPFDFSDTGLYGAFLDDRYFNLDKAVDTFGNIPPEMIDFGNKMLKPITNFYGPYVTLVDRSENQRFVESWKLMQKWVADGIPFAGEAYRQWIRDFYQQNKLINGELEVRGRKVDLKNIKANILNIAASRDHIAMPHQVAALMDAVSSEDKEYKLLQTGHVSVVFGPKAVKETYPSIGDWLEKRSK, from the coding sequence ATGCCAAGTGAATATAAAAGTTCTGCAAGACGTTTTAAGCGTGCATATGAAATTATGACAGCAGAAGCGGAACCGGAAGTTGGATTAACACCAAAAGAGGTTATTTGGAAAAAGAACAAAGCAAAATTATACCGCTATACGCCAGTAAAAGATAACCTGCATAAAACACCAATCTTACTCGTATATGCATTGATCAATAAACCGTATATTTTGGATTTAACACCTGGAAACAGCCTTGTTGAATACTTATTAAACCGTGGTTTTGACGTGTATTTGCTTGACTGGGGAACTCCAGGGCTTGAAGACAGCAATATGAAGCTAGATGATTATATTGTAGATTATATTCCAAAAGCGGCGAAAAAGGTGCTGCGCACTTCTAAATCTCCTGATTTGTCTGTTCTTGGTTACTGCATGGGCGGAACTATGACATCTATTTTTGCTGCATTAAATGAAGACTTGCCGATTAAAAACTTAATTTTTATGACAAGTCCATTTGATTTTTCGGATACAGGTTTATACGGAGCATTCCTAGACGATCGCTACTTTAATTTAGATAAAGCAGTAGATACATTCGGAAACATCCCTCCAGAGATGATTGACTTTGGAAACAAGATGTTAAAGCCAATCACGAATTTCTATGGCCCATATGTAACGTTGGTGGACCGTTCGGAAAATCAGCGGTTTGTTGAAAGCTGGAAGCTAATGCAAAAGTGGGTTGCTGACGGAATCCCATTTGCTGGTGAAGCTTATCGTCAGTGGATTCGTGACTTCTATCAACAAAATAAATTAATCAATGGTGAACTTGAAGTTCGCGGACGCAAAGTAGATTTGAAAAATATTAAAGCTAATATTTTAAACATTGCTGCTAGCCGTGATCATATTGCGATGCCGCATCAAGTGGCAGCTTTAATGGACGCTGTTTCAAGTGAAGATAAAGAGTACAAATTGTTGCAAACAGGTCACGTATCTGTTGTATTTGGTCCAAAAGCAGTGAAGGAAACATATCCTTCAATCGGCGATTGGCTAGAAAAACGCTCTAAATAA
- a CDS encoding TrkH family potassium uptake protein → MTKKECQIMPQPWKRRVRQMSSAQIIVTFYIVAVTLGFLLLSIPEALKPGVKLAFIDRLFIAVSAVSVTGLTPVSTPDTFSTTGYFLLAFIFQIGGIGVMTLSTFIWMILGKKIGLKERQLIMTDHNQSRLSGLVDLMRNILFIIFAIELVGAIVLGLHFLRYYSSWTDAFLHGFFASVSATTNAGFDITGSSFIPYAHDYFVQVVTVILITLGAIGFPVLIEIKHYFLTFKDKRKFQFSLFTKLTTIMFFLLLAGGTILILVLEHSGFLADKSWDESFFYAFFQSAATRSGGVATMNINEFSLPTLIMMSAMMFIGASPSSVGGGIRTTTFALNILFLFYYVRGNKTIKIFRREIHEDDIIKSVAVSMLAVIICSISLLILSITEHFSLIELIFEVCSAFGTTGLSMGITGGLSDIGKCVIMILMFIGRIGMFSFILMLRRPTSGPDYHYPKERIIIG, encoded by the coding sequence ATAACAAAAAAGGAATGTCAGATTATGCCGCAACCATGGAAACGACGAGTAAGGCAGATGTCTTCAGCTCAAATTATTGTTACATTTTACATAGTGGCTGTTACGCTTGGATTTCTATTACTTAGTATTCCAGAAGCTTTAAAGCCGGGAGTGAAGTTAGCATTTATTGATCGCTTATTTATTGCCGTTAGTGCGGTAAGTGTAACAGGGCTGACACCTGTCTCTACTCCGGATACATTTAGTACAACGGGCTATTTTTTGCTCGCTTTTATTTTTCAAATCGGTGGTATTGGTGTAATGACACTCAGTACATTTATTTGGATGATTTTGGGTAAAAAAATCGGTTTAAAGGAACGTCAGCTCATTATGACAGACCATAACCAATCCCGCTTATCAGGATTAGTTGACTTGATGAGAAATATTTTATTTATTATTTTTGCCATTGAACTAGTTGGCGCCATTGTTTTAGGATTACATTTTCTCCGTTATTATTCGAGCTGGACAGATGCATTTTTGCATGGTTTCTTTGCTTCTGTCAGCGCTACAACAAATGCTGGCTTCGATATTACAGGATCTTCATTTATTCCGTATGCCCATGATTATTTTGTCCAAGTGGTAACCGTTATTTTAATTACGCTTGGAGCGATTGGATTCCCTGTATTAATTGAAATTAAGCACTATTTTTTAACATTTAAAGATAAGCGTAAATTTCAATTTTCGCTATTTACGAAGCTAACGACCATTATGTTTTTTCTGCTGTTAGCAGGGGGAACAATCTTGATTCTTGTGCTAGAGCATTCAGGATTTCTAGCAGATAAGTCTTGGGATGAATCGTTTTTTTATGCATTTTTCCAATCTGCTGCCACAAGGAGCGGAGGAGTAGCGACCATGAATATTAATGAGTTTTCACTTCCTACGTTAATTATGATGAGTGCGATGATGTTTATCGGTGCTTCACCGAGTTCAGTAGGGGGAGGAATTCGTACGACGACGTTTGCATTAAATATTCTTTTCCTGTTTTATTATGTCAGAGGAAATAAGACGATTAAAATCTTTCGCCGCGAAATTCATGAAGATGACATTATTAAATCAGTAGCTGTATCGATGTTAGCCGTAATCATTTGCTCGATTTCTCTTCTTATTTTAAGTATTACAGAACATTTTTCTCTCATTGAGCTTATTTTTGAAGTGTGTTCAGCTTTTGGGACAACAGGTTTATCAATGGGAATTACGGGAGGGCTTTCGGATATCGGCAAATGCGTTATTATGATTTTAATGTTTATTGGCCGAATCGGCATGTTTTCATTTATTTTAATGCTTCGCCGTCCAACGTCTGGACCGGATTATCACTATCCGAAAGAACGTATTATTATTGGATAA
- a CDS encoding B12-binding domain-containing radical SAM protein produces the protein MNIVVSTLNAKYIHTSLALRCLKAYAEPDYKVDMAEYTIKDPAMNIVTDLYKRNPDIVGFSCYIWNIEETIKVAQMLKKINPELIIIFGGPEVTYDVTHWLERIPEADFIAIGEGEETFKQLLDELHGERQFENVSGVAFRKEGKPVVNPQRNKIDLREMPSPFRFEEDRQELSKRVVYIETSRGCPFSCQFCLSSIEVGVRYFDREKVKEDIRYLMDNGARTIKFVDRTFNISRSYAMEMFQFLIDEHREGTVFQFEITADIMRPEVIQFLNDNAPKGLFRFEIGVQSTNDAVNELVKRKQNFKKLTRTVTMVKEGGKIDQHLDLIAGLPDEDYNSFKNTFNDVFALRPEELQLGFLKMLRGTGLRLSAPHYNYQYMDQSPYEILSNNVLPFSDVVRIKHVEDILEKFWNDHRMDETIEFLVEHCYDTPFDFFQNFGTYWDEMGWVRIGHQLEDLFKRLRQYIETENFSNEEMIEGFMKIDYLQNQKHKPRKPWWDDKVEKQVRSHYYQQMLANPSIMGQAFEAEQLAEKELYKHTVLEILPFDYMYYKQTGKINEQPSVLLAYYDQKANDTKLYSAPVEAFGLPVVS, from the coding sequence ATGAACATTGTTGTCAGTACATTGAATGCGAAGTATATCCATACTTCTTTAGCGCTTCGATGTTTAAAAGCCTATGCCGAGCCTGACTATAAAGTGGATATGGCCGAATATACGATTAAAGATCCTGCTATGAACATTGTCACGGATTTATATAAACGCAACCCAGATATTGTTGGTTTCAGCTGTTACATTTGGAATATTGAAGAAACGATTAAAGTCGCACAAATGCTAAAAAAGATCAATCCCGAGCTCATCATTATATTCGGTGGACCAGAAGTAACCTATGATGTAACTCACTGGCTAGAGCGTATTCCTGAAGCTGACTTTATCGCGATCGGTGAAGGAGAAGAAACATTCAAGCAGCTGTTGGACGAACTTCACGGAGAGCGCCAGTTTGAAAACGTAAGCGGCGTGGCTTTCCGAAAAGAAGGAAAACCAGTTGTAAACCCGCAGCGCAATAAAATTGATCTGCGCGAAATGCCTTCTCCTTTCCGTTTTGAAGAAGACCGTCAAGAACTTTCAAAACGCGTTGTATATATTGAAACAAGCCGCGGCTGTCCGTTTAGCTGTCAGTTCTGTCTCTCTTCTATTGAAGTAGGCGTTCGCTATTTCGATAGAGAAAAGGTAAAAGAAGATATTCGCTATTTGATGGATAACGGAGCGCGCACGATTAAGTTCGTAGACCGCACATTCAACATCAGCCGCAGCTACGCCATGGAAATGTTCCAATTTTTAATTGATGAACATCGTGAAGGTACCGTATTTCAATTTGAAATTACTGCCGATATTATGCGCCCAGAAGTTATTCAGTTCTTAAATGATAATGCGCCAAAAGGATTATTCCGCTTTGAAATTGGCGTTCAATCTACAAATGATGCTGTCAATGAACTAGTCAAACGCAAACAAAACTTTAAAAAGTTAACGCGTACCGTAACAATGGTAAAAGAAGGCGGAAAGATCGATCAGCATTTAGATTTAATCGCGGGACTGCCAGACGAAGATTATAACTCATTTAAGAATACGTTTAATGATGTATTTGCACTTCGCCCTGAAGAGCTTCAGCTAGGCTTTTTAAAAATGCTTCGCGGCACAGGCTTACGCTTAAGTGCGCCTCACTATAATTATCAATACATGGATCAGTCGCCTTATGAAATTTTAAGCAATAACGTCTTGCCATTTTCAGATGTCGTACGCATTAAACATGTAGAAGATATTTTAGAAAAGTTTTGGAATGACCATCGAATGGATGAAACAATAGAGTTTTTAGTAGAGCACTGCTATGATACACCTTTTGATTTCTTCCAAAACTTCGGGACGTATTGGGATGAAATGGGCTGGGTTCGAATCGGCCATCAGCTTGAAGATTTATTCAAACGCCTTAGACAGTACATTGAAACAGAGAATTTTTCAAATGAAGAAATGATTGAAGGGTTTATGAAAATTGATTATTTACAAAACCAAAAGCATAAGCCTCGTAAACCTTGGTGGGACGATAAAGTAGAAAAACAAGTCCGCTCTCATTACTATCAGCAAATGCTTGCTAATCCTTCTATCATGGGACAGGCTTTTGAAGCTGAACAGCTTGCTGAAAAAGAATTATACAAGCACACTGTTTTAGAGATTCTTCCATTTGACTATATGTATTATAAACAAACGGGAAAAATAAATGAACAACCATCTGTTCTTCTTGCTTATTATGATCAAAAAGCAAATGATACAAAACTTTATTCAGCACCTGTAGAGGCATTTGGCCTTCCAGTTGTAAGCTAA
- a CDS encoding FadR/GntR family transcriptional regulator — MEYKRIKPKKIYEEVAETLLENIKEGSLKPGDRLDSVQQLAENFQVGRSAIREALSALRAMGLLEMKQGEGTFVREFNSDMLSLPVTSAVLMNKNDIEYLLEVRKVLEIGAVRAAAQKRTDADLKQLSDSLEQMKGAFGNEELGEKADFAFHLAIAKASQNPLLVKLMNNVSEMMIETMKETRRIWLYAEEKTAERIYKEHQQIYEAILSQHAEDAQHFMMSHLDNVEHVLMKYIPEEK; from the coding sequence GTGGAATATAAGCGAATTAAGCCAAAAAAAATATACGAAGAAGTAGCTGAAACGCTTCTTGAGAATATAAAAGAAGGCAGCTTAAAGCCTGGTGACCGTTTGGATTCAGTGCAGCAGCTGGCGGAAAACTTTCAGGTAGGGCGCTCAGCTATTCGTGAAGCTCTTAGCGCTTTGCGGGCGATGGGGCTTCTGGAGATGAAGCAAGGAGAAGGCACATTTGTACGCGAATTTAACTCTGATATGCTGTCTTTGCCTGTAACTAGCGCTGTATTAATGAATAAAAATGATATTGAATATTTGCTTGAAGTGAGAAAAGTATTAGAAATTGGAGCTGTTCGAGCGGCAGCTCAAAAGAGAACAGATGCGGACCTTAAACAACTGTCTGATAGCCTGGAGCAAATGAAAGGAGCGTTTGGCAATGAAGAGCTGGGAGAGAAAGCAGATTTTGCTTTTCATTTAGCCATTGCCAAAGCCTCGCAAAACCCTCTTTTAGTGAAGCTTATGAATAACGTATCAGAAATGATGATTGAAACGATGAAAGAGACAAGACGCATCTGGCTTTATGCGGAAGAAAAAACGGCTGAACGGATTTATAAAGAGCATCAGCAAATTTATGAAGCTATTCTTTCTCAGCATGCAGAAGACGCTCAGCATTTTATGATGAGTCATCTTGATAATGTTGAACACGTGTTAATGAAATACATACCAGAAGAAAAATAA
- a CDS encoding nicotinate phosphoribosyltransferase translates to MKKQYRDDSLALHTDLYELNMAHTYFKDHIHKRRSVFEAYFRRMPFESGYAVFAGLERVIDFIANFRFSETDLDYLYEELHYEAEFIDYLKQVRFSGNVRSVVEGEMIFANEPMLQIDAPLAQAQLIETPLLNILNFHPLIATKASRIRLAAGEDNLYEHTGTNQLMEFGSRRAHEMDAAFYGARAAYIGGFDATSNVRAGKVFGIPVSGTHAHALVQVYRDEYSAFKKYAESHRNCIFLVDTYNTLKSGIPNAIKVANEMGDRINFIGIRLDSGRLPYLSQEARKMLDEAGYHDVKIFASNDLDEYSILDLKAQGAKIDGWGVGTKLMTSFDQPALGAVYKLVSIEDDHGNMVDTIKLSENPEKISTPGLKEVYRIVNQVNHKWEGDYITMQDEMPNEEQHLKMFHPIHTHVSKFVTNFNARKIHQPIFTDGKLVYEQPTIEEMRAYCLQNLKHLWDDYKVITKSNEDVFRPTEYPVDLSTNCWDNKMQNIEETRSKLLSDTVLV, encoded by the coding sequence ATGAAAAAGCAATATAGAGATGATAGTTTAGCTTTGCATACAGATTTATATGAACTGAATATGGCACATACGTATTTTAAAGACCATATTCATAAACGCCGTTCTGTATTTGAAGCTTACTTTCGTCGGATGCCGTTTGAAAGCGGTTATGCTGTGTTTGCCGGGCTAGAAAGAGTAATTGATTTTATTGCTAATTTCAGATTTAGCGAAACGGACTTAGATTATTTATATGAAGAATTGCATTATGAAGCGGAGTTTATCGACTATTTAAAGCAAGTTCGCTTTAGCGGTAATGTTCGTTCGGTTGTAGAAGGCGAAATGATTTTTGCTAACGAACCGATGCTGCAAATTGACGCTCCTTTAGCGCAAGCGCAGCTTATTGAAACGCCGCTTTTAAATATTTTAAATTTCCACCCGCTGATTGCGACAAAAGCATCGCGTATTCGCCTGGCCGCGGGAGAAGATAATTTATATGAGCATACGGGTACGAATCAGCTTATGGAATTTGGCTCAAGAAGAGCACACGAGATGGATGCTGCATTTTACGGAGCGAGAGCTGCTTATATTGGAGGCTTTGATGCAACCAGTAATGTCAGAGCGGGGAAAGTATTTGGAATTCCTGTGTCCGGCACTCATGCTCACGCGCTTGTTCAAGTCTATCGTGATGAGTACAGCGCGTTTAAAAAGTATGCGGAATCACACCGTAACTGTATCTTTTTAGTAGATACATATAATACGTTAAAATCAGGTATTCCCAATGCTATTAAAGTAGCAAATGAAATGGGAGATCGCATTAATTTTATCGGTATTCGATTAGATAGCGGAAGACTTCCATATCTTTCTCAAGAGGCAAGAAAAATGCTTGATGAAGCCGGCTATCATGATGTGAAAATTTTTGCTTCGAATGATCTCGATGAGTACAGCATTCTAGATTTGAAAGCGCAAGGTGCCAAAATTGATGGATGGGGAGTTGGAACAAAACTCATGACATCTTTTGATCAGCCTGCGCTAGGAGCGGTGTACAAGCTGGTTTCGATTGAAGATGATCATGGAAACATGGTGGATACGATTAAACTGTCAGAGAATCCAGAAAAAATTTCCACTCCTGGTTTAAAAGAGGTATACCGAATTGTAAATCAAGTGAACCACAAATGGGAAGGCGATTATATTACGATGCAAGACGAAATGCCGAATGAAGAGCAGCATTTAAAAATGTTTCATCCTATTCATACGCACGTCAGCAAGTTTGTCACGAACTTTAACGCACGTAAAATTCACCAGCCAATCTTTACAGACGGCAAGCTTGTGTACGAGCAGCCTACCATTGAAGAAATGAGAGCCTACTGCTTACAGAACTTAAAGCATCTATGGGATGACTACAAAGTCATTACAAAATCGAACGAAGATGTATTCCGTCCTACAGAGTATCCGGTAGACTTGAGTACAAACTGCTGGGATAACAAAATGCAAAATATTGAAGAGACTAGAAGCAAGTTACTATCTGATACCGTACTTGTGTAG
- the nadE gene encoding ammonia-dependent NAD(+) synthetase, giving the protein MKELQKQIIEEMHVQKEINPVEEIRRSVDFLKSYMNKYPFLRSFVLGISGGQDSTLTGKLAQLAVNELNEEAGEERYQFIAVRLPYGVQADEADCQDALAFIQPTKSISINVKPAVDAMLSAVEEAADDKVSDFNKGNVKARERMIAQYTVAGMYSGVVLGTDHSAEAVTGFYTKFGDGGADLVPIFRLNKRQGKQMLKKLGCPEHLYMKKPTADLEEDRPQLPDEEALGVTYEQIDDYLEGKDVGEHASNVIEGHFLKTQHKRQLPITVFDDFWK; this is encoded by the coding sequence ATGAAAGAGCTACAAAAGCAAATTATTGAAGAAATGCACGTCCAAAAAGAAATTAATCCCGTGGAAGAAATTCGCCGCAGCGTTGATTTTCTGAAATCCTACATGAACAAATATCCGTTTTTACGTTCGTTTGTACTAGGTATTTCCGGCGGCCAAGATTCTACGTTAACTGGAAAGCTGGCGCAGCTAGCGGTTAATGAGTTGAACGAAGAAGCGGGAGAAGAGCGCTATCAGTTTATTGCTGTTCGTCTTCCATACGGTGTGCAAGCAGATGAAGCAGACTGTCAAGATGCACTTGCTTTTATTCAACCAACAAAATCTATTTCTATTAACGTAAAACCAGCAGTAGATGCTATGCTTTCTGCTGTTGAAGAAGCGGCAGATGATAAAGTTTCCGACTTCAACAAAGGAAATGTAAAAGCGCGTGAACGAATGATTGCGCAATATACGGTAGCGGGCATGTACAGTGGAGTCGTACTCGGAACAGATCACTCTGCTGAAGCTGTTACAGGATTTTATACAAAATTCGGTGACGGAGGAGCTGACTTAGTACCTATTTTCCGTCTGAACAAGCGACAAGGAAAACAAATGCTAAAAAAATTAGGCTGTCCCGAGCATCTATATATGAAAAAACCAACGGCTGATTTGGAAGAAGATCGTCCACAGCTTCCGGATGAAGAAGCGCTTGGCGTAACGTATGAGCAAATCGACGATTATTTAGAAGGCAAAGATGTAGGTGAACATGCAAGTAACGTCATTGAAGGTCACTTCTTAAAAACGCAGCATAAACGCCAATTGCCAATCACAGTATTTGATGATTTTTGGAAATAA